From the Chiroxiphia lanceolata isolate bChiLan1 chromosome 13, bChiLan1.pri, whole genome shotgun sequence genome, one window contains:
- the SS18L2 gene encoding SS18-like protein 2: MSVAFVPERLRGKAEVNQDTLQRLLEENDQLIRCIVEYQSKGRATDCVQYQHILHRNLIYLATIADATPPSTQKTAD; this comes from the exons ATGTCCGTGGCGTTCGTGCCCGAGCGGCTGCGGGGCAAGGCAGAGGTGAACCAGGACACCCTGCAGCGG ctgctggaggagaacGACCAGCTGATCCGGTGCATCGTGGAGTACCAGAGCAAGGGCCGCGCCACCGACTGCGTGCA GTACCAGCATATCCTGCACAGAAACCTCATTTATTTAGCCACAATTGCAGATGCCACACCACCCAGCACACAGAAGACTGCAGACTGA